A single region of the Manihot esculenta cultivar AM560-2 chromosome 12, M.esculenta_v8, whole genome shotgun sequence genome encodes:
- the LOC110628281 gene encoding nuclear transcription factor Y subunit B-7 translates to MEDESHGSCPNVPSRGSPESPCLKSTSTNNNNNNNKEQDRFLPIANVGRIMKKVIPGNGKISKDAKETVQECVSEFISFVTGEASDKCQREKRKTINGDDIIWAITTLGFEDYVAPLKLYLSRYRDIEGEKLNIPKQQRTTDQRLQQTPQEQDQSLPSFNSVYSSTTSLISQPSFVPADQSFSLNFSPNSIQKQLQQHDQIDSVGHW, encoded by the coding sequence ATGGAAGATGAGAGCCATGGAAGTTGTCCAAATGTCCCCAGTAGAGGAAGCCCAGAAAGTCCGTGTTTAAAGAGCACGAGTACcaacaacaacaataacaaCAACAAAGAGCAAGATCGATTCCTTCCTATAGCAAACGTGGGAAGAATAATGAAGAAAGTGATTCCAGGAAATGGGAAGATCTCAAAAGATGCAAAAGAAACAGTTCAAGAATGTGTTTCTGAATTCATCAGCTTTGTCACAGGAGAAGCTTCTGATAAATGtcaaagagagaagagaaagaccATTAATGGAGATGATATCATCTGGGCTATTACAACTCTGGGCTTTGAAGATTATGTTGCTCCACTTAAGTTATATCTCAGCAGATACAGAGACATTGAAGGAGAGAAGCTTAATATTCCTAAGCAACAAAGAACAACAGATCAAAGGTTGCAACAAACTCCACAAGAACAAGATCAAAGTTTACCATCTTTCAACTCTGTATATTCCTCAACTACATCTCTTATCTCTCAACCATCATTTGTGCCTGCTGATCAATCATTTTCCTTAAACTTCTCCCCTAATTCCATTCAAAAACAACTACAACAGCATGATCAAATTGATTCAGTTGGCCATTGGTAA
- the LOC110628277 gene encoding gibberellin 20 oxidase 2 gives MNIARDDELAGLHVFDSSLLQKQPNLPTQYIWPNGDLVPNQDELNETLIDLNGFFKGDKMETAHAAQLLRAACLNHGFFQVTNHGVDPSLIRAAHQEIDTIFNLPLHKKLSLRRQSGGLYGYSGAHADRFSSKLPWKETFTFGYHENDSHPIVVDYFKNFLGEDFQPTGWVYQRYCEEMRRLSLVILELLEVSLGVERFHYRKFFEGGSSIMRCNLYPPCNSPGLTLGTGPHCDPTSLTILHQDEVGGLQVFADNKWQAIRPRPDAFVINIGDTFMALSNGKYKSCMHRAVVNRERERRSLVFFVCPKEDKVVRPPQDLVRREGTRKYPDFTWSDLLDFTQNHYRADVATLQSFFQWLLSSKSF, from the exons ATGAATATTGCAAGAGATGATGAACTTGCTGGGCTTCATGTTTTTGACTCGTCACTCTTGCAGAAACAGCCAAATTTGCCGACTCAATACATTTGGCCGAATGGTGATTTAGTGCCCAACCAGGACGAGCTGAATGAAACCTTGATAGATTTGAACGGCTTCTTTAAAGGTGACAAGATGGAAACTGCCCATGCAGCTCAGCTTCTTAGAGCTGCTTGCTTAAACCATGGCTTCTTTCAGGTCACCAACCACGGAGTTGATCCTTCCCTTATTCGAGCTGCGCATCAAGAAATTGATACAATCTTCAACCTCCCTCTACATAAGAAGCTCAGCCTTCGGAGGCAATCCGGCGGCCTATATGGTTATTCCGGTGCTCATGCTGATCGGTTTTCTTCCAAGTTGCCCTGGAAGGAAACGTTCACATTTGGGTACCATGAGAATGATTCTCACCCGATTGTTGTTGATTACTTCAAAAACTTCTTGGGGGAAGATTTTCAACCAACTGG gtgggtttatcaaaggTACTGCGAAGAGATGAGGAGATTATCTCTAGTAATTTTGGAGCTATTGGAAGTCAGCCTGGGAGTTGAACGTTTTCACTACAGGAAATTTTTTGAAGGTGGAAGCTCAATAATGAGATGTAACTTGTACCCACCTTGCAATAGTCCAGGGCTAACACTTGGAACTGGTCCTCATTGTGACCCAACTTCATTAACAATTCTTCACCAAGATGAAGTTGGTGGCCTTCAAGTGTTTGCTGATAACAAATGGCAGGCAATACGACCTCGTCCTGATGCGTTTGTGATTAACATTGGAGATACCTTCATG GCATTATCCAATGGGAAATACAAGAGTTGCATGCATAGAGCAGTTGTgaatagagagagagaaagaagatCATTGGTTTTCTTTGTGTGTCCAAAAGAAGACAAAGTAGTGAGACCACCACAAGATCTTGTTCGCAGAGAAGGGACAAGAAAGTACCCAGATTTCACATGGTCTGATTTATTGGACTTCACACAAAACCACTACAGAGCTGATGTTGCTACCCTCCAAAGCTTCTTCCAATGGCTTCTATCTTCTAAATCCTTCTAA
- the LOC110628278 gene encoding caffeoylshikimate esterase encodes MASETQSPETPPNFWGHMPEEEYYVSQGVTNTKSYFETPNGKLFTQSFLPLDQKVKGSVYMTHGYGSDTGWLFQKICINYATWGYAVFAADLLGHGRSDGLRCYMGDMEKIAATSLSFFKHMRYSEPYKDLPAFLFGESMGGATTMLMYFQSEPNTWTGLIFSAPLFVIPEPMKPSKLRLFVYGLLFGWADTWAAMPDNKMVGKAIKDPEKLKIIASNPRRYTGKPRVGTMREIARVCQYIQDNFSRVTAPFLTVHGTSDGVTCPTSSQLLYEKASSEDKSLKLYEGMYHSLIQGEPDENANIVLKDMREWIDERVERYGSKKADD; translated from the exons ATGGCCTCCGAAACCCAGTCGCCGGAAACGCCACCGAACTTCTGGGGACACATGCCGGAGGAGGAGTACTATGTATCACAAGGGGTTACCAATACAAAATCATACTTTGAGACGCCTAATGGGAAGCTCTTCACGCAGAGTTTCCTACCGTTGGATCAGAAAGTCAAAGGCTCGGTATACATGACCCACGGCTATGGATCTGATACTGGTTGGTTGTTTCAAAAAATCTGCATCAACTATGCAACCTGGGGTTATGCAGTCTTTGCCGCTGATCTTCTCGGGCATGGCAGATCTGACGGTCTACGTTGTTATATGG GTGACATGGAGAAAATCGCAGCCACGTCCTTATCATTCTTCAAGCATATGCGCTACAGCGAACCATACAAGGATTTACCAGCATTCTTGTTTGGTGAGTCCATGGGTGGGGCCACAACGATGCTAATGTACTTCCAATCGGAACCCAACACGTGGACGGGTTTAATTTTCTCGGCCCCACTTTTTGTCATCCCAGAGCCCATGAAACCCAGTAAGTTACGCCTCTTCGTGTATGGGCTGCTCTTTGGATGGGCTGACACGTGGGCGGCGATGCCAGACAATAAAATGGTGGGGAAAGCAATTAAGGACCCAGAGAAGCTCAAGATAATAGCATCAAACCCCAGAAGATACACAGGCAAGCCAAGGGTGGGGACCATGCGGGAAATTGCAAGGGTGTGCCAATATATTCAAGATAATTTCTCAAGGGTAACGGCGCCGTTTTTGACAGTCCATGGCACCTCGGATGGGGTCACGTGCCCTACATCATCCCAGTTGTTGTATGAGAAGGCTTCTAGCGAGGATAAGAGCTTGAAGTTGTACGAGGGGATGTACCATTCTTTGATACAAGGAGAGCCAGATGAGAATGCTAACATTGTATTGAAAGATATGAGAGAGTGGATTGATGAGAGGGTTGAGAGGTATGGCTCAAAAAAAGCTGAtgattaa
- the LOC110628279 gene encoding putative methyltransferase DDB_G0268948: MAGLYDKQAAIYVDARPTFPSQWFSMLASLTPHHSLAWDAGTGNGQAAISVAEHYKQVIATDISEEQLKHCIEHPRVRYLHTSASMSDDELVTLIGGDNSVDLVTVSVAVHWFDLERFYSQVKRLLRKPGGVIAVWTYNVIQVNSEFDPLMWAFHEKSLPFQNPKAKYAFDCYRTLPFPFESVGVGCEGQPETLEMTKEISFQGFLGLVRTWSAVNIAKEQGVDLLSENVVKEFEKAWGGPELVRTVIFKTYMLAGKVN; this comes from the exons atggcaGGTTTATACGACAAGCAGGCTGCTATTTATGTAGATGCCAGGCCAACCTTTCCAAGTCAATGGTTTTCGATGCTAGCTTCTCTCACCCCTCATCACTCTTTAGCTTGGGATGCCGGCACCGGCAATGGCCAGGCAGCTATCAGC GTTGCAGAGCACTACAAGCAAGTGATTGCGACTGATATAAGTGAAGAGCAATTGAAGCATTGTATAGAGCACCCTCGAGTTCGATACTTGCACACTTCAGCATCAATGTCAGATGATGAACTGGTGACCTTAATCGGCGGTGACAATTCGGTTGACCTAGTGACAGTCTCTGTAGCTGTGCATTGGTTCGACCTGGAAAGATTTTACTCTCAGGTGAAGCGTCTGCTGCGAAAGCCAGGAGGCGTGATTGCAGTTTGGACATATAATGTCATCCAAGTTAACTCAGAATTTGATCCGCTCATGTGGGCATTCCACGAGAAATCACTTCCTTTCCAGAATCCGAAAGCAAAATATGCATTTGATTGTTACAGGACACTTCCATTCCCTTTTGAAAGCGTAGGTGTGGGCTGTGAGGGGCAACCTGAGACACTGGAGATGACAAAGGAGATATCGTTTCAGGGATTTCTGGGACTTGTAAGAACATGGTCAGCTGTGAATATTGCTAAGGAACAAGGCGTGGATCTGTTGTCTGAAAATGTTGTTAAGGAATTTGAGAAGGCTTGGGGTGGCCCGGAATTGGTCAGAACTGTCATCTTCAAGACTTACATGCTTGCAGGAAAAGTTAAttaa